A genome region from Methanobacterium bryantii includes the following:
- a CDS encoding MFS transporter, with amino-acid sequence MDSAETKTTARYALWVSILVSFMVAYISSSVNIALPEIGETFALNSIFLGWIPTSYLLFTGIFLIPFGKIADNYGKKKIMTYGIIIFTLASILSAAAPSGTILLISRILQAVGGAMIFGNVYSLIASVFKKKDKSRALSVSVGVSYVGLSTGPILGGFLTQFLGWRSIFAFAVPFGVAALLILLKLEEKLEDNENENISLISTSVFALSLIGIMVGFSEITTYFGVITLILGSLGVLIFIWLQKIVKNPLIHPKLLFDRVYIINNLTSLVNYAPGIFTIFLLTLYLQNIKGLSPDQAGLLLSVQSVFIAIFSISESKLLKFLWPRFIAAIGMALTAVGLTLLVFLGENTNLWLIVVALAVIGSGYGLSASSSTQISVGYFENKFYGVSTATLNTMRVVGQMMGMGVTLAVLNIFMGQSPLTPSNYTSFIEASKIPFLIFAILCYISIYGYFIIRRKN; translated from the coding sequence ATGGACTCTGCCGAAACAAAAACCACTGCGAGATATGCGCTGTGGGTAAGTATTCTGGTCAGTTTTATGGTTGCATATATAAGTTCTTCTGTAAATATTGCTCTGCCCGAAATCGGAGAAACATTTGCACTTAATTCCATATTTTTAGGGTGGATTCCAACATCGTACCTACTTTTTACAGGCATATTTTTAATTCCATTTGGTAAAATAGCAGATAACTATGGCAAAAAGAAAATTATGACCTATGGAATAATAATATTCACACTGGCAAGTATTTTATCTGCTGCAGCCCCTTCTGGAACCATACTATTAATATCCCGAATTTTACAGGCCGTTGGAGGGGCTATGATCTTTGGAAATGTGTATTCCCTGATTGCATCTGTTTTCAAGAAAAAGGATAAAAGCAGGGCACTTTCTGTAAGTGTAGGGGTAAGTTATGTCGGGCTTTCCACTGGACCTATTTTAGGTGGATTTTTAACCCAGTTTTTAGGCTGGAGATCTATTTTTGCATTTGCTGTGCCATTCGGCGTAGCAGCACTGCTTATCCTCCTTAAGTTAGAAGAAAAACTTGAAGATAATGAAAATGAAAATATCAGCCTGATCAGCACTTCAGTTTTTGCATTATCACTAATTGGGATAATGGTGGGTTTTTCAGAGATTACCACTTACTTTGGGGTTATAACGTTAATACTAGGTTCTTTAGGAGTTCTAATCTTCATATGGCTTCAAAAAATAGTTAAAAATCCCCTTATACATCCTAAATTGTTATTTGACAGGGTTTACATCATTAACAATTTAACATCCCTTGTAAACTACGCCCCAGGCATATTCACCATTTTCCTTTTAACTCTGTACCTTCAGAACATAAAAGGATTAAGTCCTGACCAGGCAGGATTATTATTAAGTGTTCAATCTGTTTTTATAGCCATATTCTCGATTTCAGAGAGTAAATTATTGAAGTTCCTGTGGCCCCGTTTTATAGCAGCTATAGGAATGGCGCTGACTGCAGTAGGGTTAACTCTACTTGTGTTTTTAGGAGAGAACACAAATTTATGGCTTATAGTGGTTGCCCTTGCAGTTATTGGGTCAGGATATGGACTTTCTGCTTCTTCCAGTACTCAAATTTCAGTAGGGTACTTTGAAAATAAGTTTTATGGAGTTTCCACTGCTACGTTGAACACCATGAGGGTAGTGGGCCAGATGATGGGAATGGGAGTAACTCTGGCCGTTCTAAACATTTTTATGGGACAATCTCCTCTTACGCCCAGTAATTACACTTCTTTTATTGAAGCCAGCAAAATACCATTTTTAATATTTGCTATTTTATGTTACATCTCAATATACGGCTATTTCATTATAAGAAGGAAAAATTGA
- a CDS encoding MFS transporter, whose amino-acid sequence MAEPSIKMKKDLNYQLSGLNYRLMTAVLFWCGLIVMSGMYLTIPLISVFSTSFNISPNDAAWTSTIFCIFFAAGCLVYGPLSDRYGRKKIILIGMVLLTIVSPLVGLFDNIYWIIALRAVQGLVAATFSPVALAYIVEMFPDTKKLTATGFLVTGFLMAGITGQVISGFINQYLSWNYVFSIMGLFYLITIFIVMAFLPYDDIQRPKSSVIRAIVQMGSLFKIKTLVLTYAVDIMLLMSMMCMYTALEYYLSGPQFGLNSQEILYIRAVGIIGILFASTSGLLAKKFHFFNVLIAGLLIAAVSLILLGMVSNVILLTVLSVVFVAGMAVATPNVIELIGQLGGKARGSALSIHTVVLFIGAGIGPILATNLLTTGISSLPYLVMGIMLIIGVGLSFLIKRSFNNEPVGN is encoded by the coding sequence ATGGCTGAACCATCAATTAAAATGAAAAAAGACCTAAATTACCAGTTATCAGGTTTAAATTACAGGTTAATGACAGCAGTTCTTTTCTGGTGCGGTTTAATAGTGATGTCCGGTATGTACCTTACTATACCTCTGATCTCAGTATTTTCAACATCCTTCAATATATCACCAAATGATGCGGCGTGGACCAGTACCATTTTTTGTATATTCTTTGCCGCCGGCTGCCTAGTTTATGGACCTTTATCTGATAGATATGGTCGAAAAAAAATTATTTTAATAGGTATGGTCCTGTTAACCATCGTATCACCACTTGTAGGTTTATTTGATAATATTTACTGGATTATTGCTCTTCGAGCAGTTCAGGGATTGGTTGCTGCTACATTTTCGCCGGTGGCACTGGCTTATATTGTGGAAATGTTTCCAGATACTAAAAAGCTGACAGCTACAGGTTTTCTGGTTACAGGATTTTTAATGGCAGGAATAACTGGCCAGGTCATAAGTGGTTTCATTAACCAGTATTTAAGCTGGAATTACGTGTTTAGTATAATGGGACTATTTTATCTCATCACTATTTTCATTGTAATGGCTTTTTTACCTTATGATGATATTCAACGCCCTAAAAGCAGTGTTATAAGAGCTATTGTCCAGATGGGATCGTTATTTAAAATAAAAACACTGGTACTTACATATGCAGTGGATATAATGCTTTTAATGTCAATGATGTGCATGTACACCGCACTGGAATATTATTTAAGTGGACCTCAATTTGGCCTAAACAGCCAGGAAATTCTGTATATACGGGCCGTAGGGATAATAGGTATTCTTTTTGCTTCAACTTCAGGTTTACTTGCCAAAAAATTCCACTTTTTCAATGTTCTCATTGCAGGATTACTAATAGCTGCAGTAAGCCTTATATTGTTAGGAATGGTCTCTAATGTGATACTGCTCACTGTATTAAGTGTGGTTTTCGTGGCAGGTATGGCAGTAGCAACTCCAAATGTTATTGAGCTTATAGGTCAACTTGGAGGAAAAGCAAGAGGATCTGCTCTCTCAATTCATACGGTTGTTCTATTTATAGGAGCAGGTATAGGTCCTATTCTTGCTACTAACCTGTTAACTACTGGAATCAGTTCATTACCTTATTTAGTCATGGGTATTATGCTGATTATTGGAGTTGGACTGTCATTTTTAATCAAAAGATCATTCAACAACGAACCAGTTGGAAATTAA
- a CDS encoding MBL fold metallo-hydrolase, whose protein sequence is MPQEIKTIELPIKLGVIKLGSVNCYIVKNGNDYVLIDTGPSNKRFDLEKELEDAGCTPENLNLIILTHGDFDHTGNADYLREKFDAKIAMHYGDLEIVKHGDMFSNRKGNFLIKMLAPILFSFGKSERFRPDLHIDDEHSFLEYGFDAKVIYLPGHSKGSIGVLTDDGNLFCGDLFTNNKNPALNSIIDDDEEADASVEKLKGMELKTVYPGHGKLFLWAEFLEK, encoded by the coding sequence ATGCCGCAGGAAATCAAAACAATTGAATTGCCCATTAAGTTAGGTGTAATTAAATTAGGCAGTGTAAACTGTTACATTGTAAAAAACGGTAATGATTATGTATTAATTGATACAGGGCCTTCAAATAAACGTTTTGACCTTGAAAAAGAACTGGAAGATGCAGGCTGCACACCCGAAAATCTTAATCTTATAATTTTAACCCATGGAGACTTTGATCATACTGGTAACGCGGATTATCTACGTGAAAAATTTGATGCAAAGATAGCCATGCACTATGGAGATTTAGAAATAGTCAAGCATGGAGATATGTTCTCCAACAGAAAAGGTAATTTTCTAATTAAAATGTTAGCTCCTATCCTCTTTAGCTTTGGTAAATCAGAAAGATTTAGGCCTGATCTGCATATAGATGATGAACACAGCTTCTTAGAATATGGTTTTGACGCTAAAGTTATCTATCTTCCTGGGCACTCTAAGGGTTCTATAGGGGTTCTTACAGATGATGGCAATCTATTTTGCGGCGATCTGTTTACAAATAATAAAAATCCCGCTTTAAACTCTATTATTGATGATGATGAAGAAGCTGATGCAAGTGTTGAAAAATTAAAAGGTATGGAATTAAAAACAGTTTATCCGGGACATGGAAAACTGTTTTTATGGGCTGAATTTTTAGAAAAGTAA
- a CDS encoding alpha/beta fold hydrolase gives MNLYFKETGKNNSETIVFLHAGMSSGWMWDKHVESLKDYHCLVPDLPEHGKSMEIKPFTIESAANEIIGIIKERAHGGKAHIVGLSLGAQVAVQILSMAPEVVDHAVITGTLAREVGSGLSIFMNIFYKIYMRLKDVDFFIKMGMKAQSIPLKYFEDVKKDTKASTWSSLNNITRENRAFRIPENLCRSKNRVLVLMGEKEVKVVYESALDLNKCLPNSKVYKAANLGHTWPLESPELFSNVVMAWINDNPLPDTLKL, from the coding sequence ATGAATTTATATTTTAAAGAAACTGGTAAAAACAACAGTGAAACCATAGTATTCCTCCATGCAGGTATGTCTTCAGGTTGGATGTGGGATAAACATGTAGAATCATTAAAAGATTATCACTGCCTGGTCCCAGACCTCCCTGAACATGGAAAAAGCATGGAAATAAAACCATTTACAATAGAAAGTGCTGCAAATGAAATCATTGGCATTATTAAAGAAAGGGCACATGGAGGAAAAGCTCATATCGTTGGATTATCTCTTGGCGCGCAGGTAGCCGTTCAAATATTAAGCATGGCTCCAGAAGTTGTTGATCATGCAGTGATTACGGGGACATTGGCTCGTGAAGTTGGATCCGGCCTTTCAATATTTATGAACATTTTTTATAAAATTTACATGCGCCTCAAGGATGTTGATTTTTTCATAAAAATGGGCATGAAAGCACAATCTATACCTTTAAAATATTTTGAAGACGTTAAAAAAGATACAAAAGCATCAACATGGAGTTCTTTAAATAACATCACTCGTGAAAACAGAGCGTTTAGAATACCTGAAAATTTATGCAGATCAAAAAACAGGGTGCTGGTACTGATGGGAGAAAAAGAGGTCAAAGTTGTGTATGAATCAGCTTTAGACTTAAATAAATGCCTTCCAAATTCTAAAGTCTATAAAGCGGCTAATTTAGGCCATACCTGGCCTTTAGAATCACCAGAACTTTTCAGCAATGTTGTAATGGCATGGATAAATGATAATCCATTACCTGATACTTTGAAGCTGTAA
- a CDS encoding flavodoxin family protein: protein MKIGIVVHSQTGNTCKVAQKLREKLSASGNDVEIQRVKMVGGDKPQGKDIKIENPPDVGKYDALIFGAPVHAFSLAPAMKVYMEQIASLQNKKVACFVTKALRFNWTGGTRATGQMKQICQDKGAVMSGTGIVVWNKHRNEKIAELVEEFSGLFDL, encoded by the coding sequence ATGAAAATAGGTATTGTTGTTCATTCACAAACAGGTAACACCTGCAAAGTCGCTCAAAAACTTCGGGAGAAGCTTTCAGCATCTGGGAACGATGTAGAAATTCAGAGGGTGAAAATGGTAGGAGGCGATAAACCGCAGGGTAAAGATATAAAGATTGAAAACCCTCCGGATGTAGGTAAGTACGATGCATTAATTTTTGGAGCTCCTGTACATGCCTTTTCCCTTGCACCTGCCATGAAAGTATATATGGAACAGATTGCATCACTTCAGAATAAAAAAGTGGCATGTTTTGTTACAAAAGCCCTGCGTTTTAACTGGACCGGCGGAACCCGTGCAACTGGTCAAATGAAACAAATTTGTCAGGATAAAGGCGCAGTAATGTCTGGAACAGGGATTGTGGTATGGAACAAACACCGCAATGAAAAAATTGCCGAGCTGGTTGAAGAATTCAGCGGCTTATTTGACTTATAA
- a CDS encoding ArsR/SmtB family transcription factor codes for MKKVFLWWLIAGSKGGENRARIILELNRRPYNANKLAQKLSLDYKTIRHHIDVLEENNLVKSTGETYGALYFLSDEMEKGFDIFLEIWEEFKE; via the coding sequence ATGAAGAAAGTGTTTTTGTGGTGGTTAATAGCAGGTAGTAAAGGCGGGGAAAACCGCGCCAGGATAATACTTGAATTAAATAGAAGACCATATAATGCTAATAAACTTGCTCAAAAGCTTTCACTTGATTATAAAACAATAAGGCATCATATAGATGTTTTAGAGGAAAATAACCTGGTAAAATCCACTGGAGAAACGTATGGTGCATTATATTTCCTTTCTGATGAAATGGAAAAGGGATTTGATATATTCCTGGAAATTTGGGAAGAATTTAAAGAATGA
- a CDS encoding DUF2812 domain-containing protein — protein MGETKTACHWWWGWNPEKIENWLEEMELNGWNLVSVGFAYIVFKFEKGESRKMRYCVDYQINVGNNYFELFKADGWELADDKIIPWYIWRKPYENERQSIYTDTKSLIERNNRLIKTVGILVPLEIVVFYLLLEHNSGIVWALVFIVLILTFLGYVTAQLYLYNKKLEKSEIRL, from the coding sequence ATGGGAGAAACTAAAACTGCTTGCCACTGGTGGTGGGGCTGGAACCCAGAAAAAATAGAAAACTGGCTTGAAGAAATGGAATTAAACGGCTGGAATCTGGTCAGTGTAGGTTTTGCTTATATAGTCTTTAAATTTGAAAAAGGAGAAAGCAGGAAGATGAGGTACTGCGTTGACTATCAAATTAACGTGGGAAATAATTATTTTGAGCTATTTAAAGCGGATGGTTGGGAATTAGCAGATGATAAAATCATTCCATGGTATATCTGGCGTAAACCCTATGAAAATGAAAGGCAGAGTATTTATACTGATACGAAATCATTAATTGAGAGAAATAATCGATTGATCAAGACTGTTGGTATTCTGGTGCCTTTAGAAATAGTTGTATTTTATCTCCTTTTAGAACACAATTCGGGTATAGTATGGGCACTGGTATTCATTGTTTTAATACTTACCTTCCTTGGATATGTGACAGCACAGCTTTACCTGTATAACAAAAAGCTTGAAAAAAGTGAAATAAGGTTATAA
- a CDS encoding cysteine hydrolase family protein, with translation MDKYLNPNFKNSALITVDVQKDTLDGQPFEIQGTSTALPYMKQLLDTYRAYKLPVIHVVRIYKTDRSNVDLCRRKLIEEGNPILEENSPGAELAEELLGDDSVRINSKLLLSGGIQKITENEVIIYKPRWGAFYNTPLQEYLQGLKVDTLVFAGCNYPNCPRTSIYEASERDYRVVVAEDALSGCYARGIKEMENIGVLVDTTENIVHMVRDQMD, from the coding sequence ATGGATAAATACCTTAACCCGAATTTTAAAAATTCTGCACTCATAACAGTCGATGTACAAAAAGATACACTGGATGGCCAACCATTTGAAATCCAAGGTACTTCTACCGCTTTGCCGTATATGAAGCAGTTATTGGATACGTATCGTGCGTACAAGCTTCCAGTAATACATGTTGTAAGGATCTATAAGACAGACAGGTCAAATGTTGATTTATGCAGAAGGAAATTGATTGAAGAAGGCAATCCCATACTTGAAGAGAATAGTCCAGGTGCAGAATTAGCGGAAGAACTTTTGGGTGATGATTCTGTACGAATTAATTCAAAACTCTTACTTTCAGGTGGGATTCAAAAAATAACTGAAAATGAAGTGATAATTTACAAACCGAGATGGGGTGCGTTTTACAACACCCCTCTTCAAGAATATTTGCAGGGATTAAAAGTGGACACGCTTGTTTTTGCAGGGTGTAACTACCCAAACTGCCCAAGAACATCCATATATGAAGCAAGTGAAAGGGATTACAGGGTTGTTGTTGCTGAAGATGCTCTTTCAGGATGTTATGCACGAGGAATAAAAGAAATGGAAAATATCGGAGTGCTTGTTGATACAACTGAAAATATAGTACATATGGTCCGCGACCAGATGGATTAA
- a CDS encoding EFR1 family ferrodoxin (N-terminal region resembles flavodoxins. C-terminal ferrodoxin region binds two 4Fe-4S clusters.), with translation MNLEIYYFSGTGNSLTVAKDIAEKMGGDLISIPSVMDKKSITTDSDVIGIVFPVYYLGTVNIPLVVQRFVMKLDGISTKYIFAVCTFGGGAGSTLTILDEQLKKRGGQLASGFGVQMPQNAFRKPFENKTKLYSNWKDKKLDFICEHVKAKDGWFDTDGLFIGLVVAIIERMMKVGFLNRSSLRSMKKTARLQEDSDLKLDEVIHFMDRSYSTDENCTGCGTCSKVCQVRNIEIVDNKPVWQHHCENCLACIKWCPQSAIHGYGELPGGYHHPDVNILDMLRESD, from the coding sequence ATGAACCTAGAAATTTACTATTTCTCTGGGACTGGAAATTCATTAACTGTAGCAAAGGATATTGCAGAGAAAATGGGTGGTGATTTGATATCAATACCGTCTGTAATGGATAAAAAAAGTATAACAACTGATTCAGACGTGATAGGTATTGTTTTTCCGGTATATTACTTGGGAACTGTCAATATTCCCCTTGTTGTGCAGCGATTTGTCATGAAACTGGATGGGATAAGTACAAAATATATCTTTGCAGTGTGTACATTTGGTGGAGGGGCTGGTTCCACATTAACAATTCTGGATGAACAACTCAAGAAGCGTGGAGGCCAGCTTGCATCTGGATTTGGTGTTCAAATGCCGCAGAACGCTTTTAGAAAGCCTTTTGAAAATAAAACAAAACTTTACAGTAATTGGAAAGATAAAAAACTTGATTTTATTTGTGAACATGTCAAAGCAAAGGACGGCTGGTTTGATACCGATGGGTTATTCATTGGTCTGGTTGTGGCTATTATAGAAAGGATGATGAAAGTTGGTTTTTTAAATAGATCTTCCCTAAGATCAATGAAAAAAACAGCACGTCTTCAGGAAGATTCGGATTTAAAATTAGATGAAGTCATTCATTTTATGGATAGAAGTTATAGCACTGATGAGAATTGTACGGGCTGCGGTACATGTTCGAAGGTTTGTCAGGTGCGTAATATTGAAATAGTGGATAATAAACCGGTATGGCAGCACCACTGTGAGAACTGCCTGGCCTGCATCAAATGGTGCCCGCAAAGTGCAATTCATGGCTATGGGGAACTACCTGGGGGCTATCATCATCCGGATGTGAATATTTTGGATATGTTAAGGGAAAGTGATTAA
- a CDS encoding alpha/beta fold hydrolase → MSLYIKETGKSNNETIVFLHGEGIAGWVWDEQLKAFSDYHCIIPDLPGHGKSAEVKSFSVQSAADMIIDIIKNRAKNGKAHLVGLSLGAQIIVQILNTAPEVVNHALISGAIVRNFQPTESFLKLLDNLIALYLPDKDKTIRIMSYVRSYNIPKNLRSKFKESTYVIEPYSLDKILRETILFKMPDNLEHADVPVLVMTGEKDYRIINESALNLLNTLPNSKGAMALKVGHLWNIENPDLFNNVLRSWLKRY, encoded by the coding sequence ATGAGTTTATATATCAAAGAAACAGGTAAAAGTAACAATGAAACAATAGTATTTCTTCACGGTGAGGGAATAGCCGGATGGGTGTGGGATGAACAATTAAAGGCGTTCAGTGATTATCACTGCATTATTCCGGATCTACCTGGACACGGAAAAAGTGCTGAAGTAAAATCATTTAGTGTACAAAGTGCTGCAGATATGATTATTGATATAATAAAAAATAGGGCCAAAAATGGAAAGGCCCATCTTGTGGGACTGTCTTTGGGTGCTCAAATTATAGTTCAAATTTTAAATACTGCTCCTGAAGTGGTAAACCATGCTTTAATCAGCGGAGCTATCGTACGTAACTTTCAACCTACTGAATCATTTTTAAAGCTCCTGGACAACCTTATCGCGCTTTATTTGCCGGATAAAGATAAAACTATTCGTATAATGAGTTATGTGAGATCTTACAACATACCAAAAAATCTCCGCAGTAAGTTTAAGGAATCCACCTATGTTATTGAACCTTATTCTTTAGATAAAATCCTCAGGGAAACTATACTTTTTAAAATGCCGGATAACCTTGAACATGCAGATGTGCCTGTACTGGTGATGACAGGTGAAAAAGACTACAGAATTATTAATGAATCTGCATTAAATCTCTTAAACACGCTTCCAAATTCTAAAGGAGCAATGGCTTTGAAGGTAGGACATTTATGGAATATAGAAAACCCTGATCTGTTTAACAATGTCTTGAGAAGCTGGTTAAAAAGATATTAA
- a CDS encoding flavodoxin family protein — MKSILILYSYHHHNTEKIAKAIAQVLSADIILPKDVNPESLQYYDLIGFGSGIYGAKHDESLLKLADRLPEVNNKDAFIFSTAGITGKSKISKDHSTLKYKLESKGYTIIDEFQCKGFNTNSFLRLFGGMNKGRPNIEDLKHAEEFAKGMISE, encoded by the coding sequence ATGAAATCAATACTAATTTTATATTCTTACCACCACCATAATACTGAAAAGATCGCTAAGGCAATTGCCCAAGTTTTAAGTGCAGATATAATATTGCCGAAGGACGTAAATCCAGAATCACTTCAATATTATGATCTCATTGGTTTTGGTTCGGGAATATATGGTGCAAAACATGATGAATCTCTGCTTAAGCTTGCAGATAGGTTACCTGAAGTTAATAATAAGGATGCATTCATTTTTTCAACTGCAGGAATAACGGGGAAATCCAAAATCTCAAAAGATCATTCTACACTCAAATATAAACTGGAATCTAAAGGTTATACTATCATTGATGAATTCCAATGCAAAGGTTTTAACACCAACAGTTTTCTTAGACTATTTGGAGGAATGAATAAGGGTAGACCTAACATTGAAGACCTGAAACATGCGGAAGAATTTGCTAAGGGCATGATTTCAGAATAG
- a CDS encoding DUF2812 domain-containing protein, producing the protein MGETKTACHWWWGWNPEKIEDWLEEMELGGWNLFQVDFNHIRFKFEKGESRKMRYCIDYQENVDENYFELFKDYGWELADDGILPGVYLA; encoded by the coding sequence ATGGGTGAAACTAAAACTGCTTGCCACTGGTGGTGGGGCTGGAACCCAGAAAAAATAGAAGACTGGCTTGAGGAGATGGAACTTGGGGGTTGGAACTTATTTCAAGTTGATTTCAATCATATCCGTTTTAAATTTGAAAAGGGAGAAAGCAGGAAGATGAGGTACTGCATCGACTATCAAGAAAATGTTGATGAAAACTATTTTGAGCTTTTTAAAGATTATGGCTGGGAACTAGCTGATGATGGAATTTTACCAGGGGTATATTTGGCGTAA
- a CDS encoding PadR family transcriptional regulator, whose amino-acid sequence MDIKKLQNKYLPLTEAAYYILISLNEPRHGYGIMQHVEKLTNGRIKIGAGTMYGNLSRMEKEGLITSVAEEDRKKIYGLSEKGKIVLKLELERLEELIEHGKNEMRN is encoded by the coding sequence ATGGATATAAAAAAATTGCAAAATAAATATTTACCATTAACTGAAGCGGCTTATTATATTCTCATATCTTTAAATGAGCCAAGACATGGATATGGAATAATGCAGCACGTTGAAAAGCTCACAAATGGTCGTATTAAGATCGGTGCAGGAACTATGTATGGAAATCTTTCCCGAATGGAAAAAGAGGGATTGATAACATCAGTTGCAGAAGAAGATCGTAAAAAAATCTATGGACTTAGCGAAAAAGGGAAAATTGTACTGAAATTGGAACTTGAACGTTTAGAAGAACTTATTGAGCATGGTAAAAATGAAATGAGGAATTAG
- a CDS encoding flavodoxin family protein, whose amino-acid sequence MKIGIIIHSRTGHTHFVAQRLEEKLSADGHAVDIQQLRLAGGQDAPGKDSMIQNPPDLNGYDRVIFGAPVHAFSLSKVMEAYLTQVSSLTGKTVACFVTKGLPFDWTGGNRAINELKEICESKWATVSGTGIVIWNKNRQKQIDDLVEKFSRLIDLDE is encoded by the coding sequence ATGAAAATAGGAATTATCATTCATTCCAGAACTGGCCATACACATTTTGTTGCCCAGAGGCTCGAGGAAAAGCTTTCTGCAGATGGGCATGCGGTAGATATTCAACAGTTGAGACTAGCGGGAGGGCAGGATGCCCCTGGCAAAGATAGCATGATCCAAAATCCACCTGATTTAAATGGGTATGATAGAGTTATATTTGGAGCTCCAGTACATGCCTTTTCCCTTTCAAAGGTAATGGAAGCTTATTTGACACAAGTTTCATCTCTTACAGGTAAAACTGTGGCATGTTTTGTTACCAAGGGATTACCGTTTGACTGGACTGGTGGAAATCGTGCAATTAATGAACTGAAGGAAATTTGTGAATCTAAATGGGCTACTGTTTCTGGAACAGGGATTGTAATCTGGAACAAAAACCGCCAAAAACAGATTGATGATCTTGTCGAAAAATTCAGCAGATTAATTGATTTAGATGAATAA
- a CDS encoding EFR1 family ferrodoxin (N-terminal region resembles flavodoxins. C-terminal ferrodoxin region binds two 4Fe-4S clusters.) yields the protein MGTEIYYFSGTGNSLYITLELQKRIPETELIPIVGLLDMDAVKTSAETVGIIFPIHLAMAPPIVIEFLKKMDLKSAKYIFAVATREGSQHRAFADFKKVLGKKGKDLNSYFTLNMASNDPKFKNWHPAAAEELADIESEIQNNLEYIQDIILNKDESHEKDTHFTVDMPLFPIFSLFLPVLNKFYNVEFYANSKCTGCGTCKKVCLSGKIKMVNGKPVWQKNVDSFFCHACLNYCPEQAVQIKSNLFLKSYTEENDRYSHPYATADDIAGQKNNLKYFQSTWE from the coding sequence ATGGGCACTGAAATTTATTATTTCTCAGGAACTGGAAACTCCTTATATATAACTCTGGAATTACAAAAAAGGATTCCAGAAACGGAATTAATACCTATAGTGGGCCTTTTAGATATGGATGCCGTAAAAACCAGTGCAGAAACAGTGGGGATTATATTTCCTATCCATCTTGCAATGGCCCCTCCAATTGTAATTGAATTTTTGAAAAAGATGGACTTAAAATCAGCAAAATATATATTTGCAGTCGCAACACGTGAAGGCAGTCAGCACAGGGCATTCGCTGATTTTAAAAAGGTACTGGGCAAGAAGGGTAAAGATCTAAACTCCTATTTTACTTTGAATATGGCAAGCAACGACCCCAAGTTTAAAAACTGGCACCCGGCAGCAGCAGAAGAACTGGCAGATATAGAATCTGAAATTCAAAATAATCTGGAATACATTCAGGATATTATTTTAAACAAAGATGAAAGCCATGAAAAAGACACTCATTTCACTGTTGATATGCCTCTTTTCCCGATTTTCTCGCTGTTCCTTCCAGTTCTTAATAAATTTTATAATGTTGAGTTTTATGCTAATTCAAAATGTACAGGTTGTGGAACCTGCAAAAAGGTTTGTTTATCTGGCAAGATAAAGATGGTCAATGGAAAGCCGGTATGGCAGAAAAATGTAGATAGTTTCTTCTGCCATGCATGTTTAAATTACTGCCCAGAACAAGCGGTTCAAATTAAATCTAACCTCTTTTTAAAGTCTTACACTGAAGAAAATGATAGGTATTCTCATCCTTATGCAACAGCAGATGATATTGCAGGACAGAAAAATAATTTAAAGTATTTTCAATCAACTTGGGAATAA